From the Chloroflexus aurantiacus J-10-fl genome, one window contains:
- the hisH gene encoding imidazole glycerol phosphate synthase subunit HisH produces the protein MIAVINYGAGNLPNVVRALQRVGATLTVTDNPEVIRSAQAVVLPGVGATADTMASLRHLGIAEVLPAVIAASTPFLGICVGMQVLLSESEEFGLHSCLDIIPGTVRRLPEHAGKIPQIGWNQLQISPTFRNHPLFADIPDGADVYFVHSYYCAVADEAIIAARTDYGIPFPSVIIRDHLAAVQFHPEKSGDYGLRLLANFVRWSEAVQPKGV, from the coding sequence ATGATAGCAGTGATTAACTACGGTGCCGGCAACCTGCCCAATGTGGTACGGGCACTACAACGGGTCGGCGCTACACTCACCGTAACCGATAACCCAGAGGTGATCCGTTCTGCGCAAGCGGTCGTTCTGCCCGGTGTTGGCGCGACCGCTGATACCATGGCCAGTCTGCGCCACCTGGGGATTGCAGAGGTCTTACCGGCAGTTATCGCTGCCAGTACACCGTTTCTGGGTATTTGCGTCGGGATGCAGGTCTTGCTGAGTGAAAGTGAAGAGTTTGGTCTCCACTCGTGTCTCGACATCATCCCCGGCACAGTACGCCGTCTTCCCGAACACGCCGGCAAGATACCGCAGATCGGCTGGAATCAGCTTCAGATCAGCCCGACATTCCGCAACCATCCACTCTTTGCCGATATTCCTGATGGAGCCGATGTCTATTTCGTGCATTCGTATTACTGTGCGGTAGCTGATGAGGCGATCATCGCGGCCCGCACCGACTACGGCATCCCCTTTCCGAGCGTCATTATTCGCGACCACTTGGCGGCAGTACAGTTCCATCCCGAAAAGAGTGGCGACTATGGCTTGCGCCTGCTGGCCAATTTCGTGCGCTGGAGCGAGGCCGTCCAGCCAAAAGGAGTGTGA
- the hisA gene encoding 1-(5-phosphoribosyl)-5-[(5-phosphoribosylamino)methylideneamino]imidazole-4-carboxamide isomerase codes for MEIIPAIDIKDGRCVRLYQGDFAQMTVYADDPVAVARSWEAQGATRLHLVDLDGARAGHPQNVDAILAITQAVQIPVQLGGGLRREQDVESALALGVERVIIGTAAIAETDLVARLLDRFGEQIVIGIDARNGLVATDGWTVTSSVKATVLAEQMANLGARRIIYTDISRDGALSGPNFAALSELITPHGPAIIASGGIASIDHVRQLAQLGVEGAIIGKALYVGAVKLAEAMAVAHMTNV; via the coding sequence ATGGAGATTATTCCGGCAATTGATATAAAAGATGGTCGCTGCGTCCGCTTGTATCAAGGCGATTTTGCCCAAATGACGGTCTACGCCGACGATCCGGTTGCGGTGGCCCGAAGCTGGGAAGCGCAAGGCGCCACCAGACTGCACCTGGTCGATCTCGACGGTGCCCGTGCCGGACACCCGCAGAATGTCGACGCCATTCTTGCTATCACACAGGCGGTGCAGATTCCAGTGCAGTTAGGCGGTGGTTTGCGCCGAGAGCAGGATGTTGAGTCGGCATTAGCCCTCGGCGTCGAGCGCGTTATCATCGGTACGGCGGCTATTGCCGAAACAGACCTGGTTGCCCGCCTACTCGACCGCTTCGGCGAGCAGATCGTGATCGGGATCGATGCCCGCAACGGCCTGGTAGCTACCGATGGCTGGACAGTAACCTCTTCGGTCAAAGCAACCGTGCTGGCTGAACAGATGGCAAACCTCGGTGCCCGACGCATCATCTACACCGACATCAGTCGTGATGGCGCACTCAGTGGGCCGAACTTTGCAGCCTTAAGCGAATTGATCACACCGCACGGCCCGGCGATCATCGCCAGCGGCGGGATTGCCAGTATCGACCACGTGCGCCAGCTTGCCCAGCTCGGCGTTGAAGGAGCGATTATCGGCAAGGCATTGTACGTTGGTGCAGTAAAACTGGCTGAAGCGATGGCCGTTGCCCACATGACTAATGTATAG